The following coding sequences lie in one Candidatus Planktophila sulfonica genomic window:
- a CDS encoding LysM peptidoglycan-binding domain-containing protein — protein MSTMTLNQSSVNQALSTVPSGIRLNRRGRLARTFVVLSLAIVLGSVVSAKAGAGTDVAPQAAGSFITVTVAPGDTVWSLATRLADGGDVRSLVSEIISVNSLASVDVATGQKLRIPLN, from the coding sequence ATGAGCACCATGACTCTTAACCAAAGCAGTGTAAATCAAGCACTTTCGACCGTTCCGTCTGGCATTCGTTTGAATCGCCGTGGTCGTCTAGCGCGCACCTTTGTGGTTCTCTCTCTCGCTATCGTCTTGGGGTCAGTTGTCAGCGCAAAGGCAGGGGCTGGTACGGATGTAGCTCCTCAAGCTGCCGGATCCTTCATCACAGTCACTGTGGCACCCGGAGATACCGTCTGGTCGCTGGCTACACGCCTTGCAGACGGCGGCGATGTGCGCTCGCTCGTCTCAGAGATCATCTCGGTCAACTCATTGGCCTCAGTCGATGTTGCAACAGGGCAGAAGCTGCGTATCCCGCTTAACTAG
- a CDS encoding DUF2283 domain-containing protein — MCNSIIEIDLEVEAAAVNFLQKGSERTDPFGEDINVDFAATGEVVSVEFLSFKKLDLTEAELIALNPHANMEAIYAIEFAQRFLLATLSEASLQGKAIEEAS, encoded by the coding sequence ATGTGTAATTCGATTATTGAAATTGACCTTGAAGTCGAGGCTGCGGCAGTTAATTTCCTGCAAAAGGGTTCGGAACGCACTGATCCTTTTGGAGAAGATATAAATGTAGATTTCGCGGCAACAGGCGAGGTGGTGTCGGTGGAATTTCTGAGTTTTAAGAAACTCGACTTGACCGAAGCGGAATTAATCGCTTTGAATCCTCATGCAAATATGGAAGCAATTTATGCCATTGAGTTTGCACAACGCTTCTTACTCGCAACGCTTTCAGAGGCTTCCTTGCAAGGTAAGGCAATCGAGGAAGCGAGTTAG
- a CDS encoding glycoside hydrolase family 2 protein — MKVVRRSVTEGFSLALDTPQGHKTFPASVPGSIHTDLIASGVIGDIRINGTEAEQEWIRSADSVYSAQIPARSGGGKYELKFDGLDTLATVSVNGAVKLQSENMHRAYSIDVTDVASGAMDLKVEFKAPLPEALKRQDEMGKYPNPYDMPYNYFRKMACSFGWDWGPITVTSGIWKPIWLMQWDEGILDEVGVVADVVGGVPQLRVRTVGRGSATAVSVRISGHGKEKSFTTTLGSDEVINCEGFELWHPRGFGEATLYSVEVALLNAAGEVIDEVSKRVGFRHVSLDQSNFGDRQMFAICVNGKRVWAKGVNWIPDDPFPHRVSKEQYAQKIHDLYSVEVNAIRVWGGGIYESDDFYDLCDELGIIVWQDFLFACAAYPETPAMFEEVADEAHQAITRLGSHASLVMWCGGNECIEGFQHWGWQEPLAGKAWGLNFYLDTLPTALAAFDGSRPYIPGSPFSTLKEDVKDFSSGTNHIWDVWNDTGYQRYEEYSPSFSAEFGYNGPGSWRTLTKAIGKANLDSADSDLATHQKAFFGMDKVANGLVREFSKQFTQGPAWYFAAQLVQARAVEVGLKHFRSQYETCSGSVLWQYNDMWPAISWAVLDSASSRKLSWYAMREAYRPQVLHFSGVERKLILINDTDAPWHDMLNLHLVGKNGEVIEQSSREVVLAPRSQASYELGEVFKTSDIAAIDGYLVAELGEIRTARRIWDAAVQEVCGHNVALVERVEGKQVQVLVQAECFIHELSILPELVAADRVTVSVERVTLLPGESINVVIDCSSNEDAQLVAAKIEEITWSLNRLMN, encoded by the coding sequence ATGAAGGTTGTGCGGCGCAGCGTTACTGAAGGTTTCTCGCTCGCACTCGATACACCGCAAGGCCATAAGACATTTCCGGCTTCAGTTCCGGGTTCAATCCATACAGACCTCATTGCATCAGGCGTAATCGGTGATATTCGCATTAATGGCACAGAAGCTGAACAAGAGTGGATCCGTAGCGCTGATTCGGTTTACTCGGCGCAGATTCCAGCAAGGAGTGGTGGCGGTAAGTACGAACTGAAGTTTGATGGCTTAGATACCTTGGCAACAGTTTCGGTCAATGGTGCGGTGAAGTTGCAGAGTGAAAACATGCACCGCGCGTATTCGATTGATGTAACCGACGTTGCTTCTGGTGCGATGGATCTAAAGGTGGAATTTAAGGCACCTCTCCCTGAAGCGTTGAAGAGGCAAGATGAGATGGGTAAATATCCCAACCCATATGACATGCCCTATAACTACTTTAGAAAGATGGCGTGCAGCTTTGGTTGGGATTGGGGTCCCATCACAGTAACCAGCGGAATTTGGAAACCTATTTGGTTGATGCAGTGGGATGAAGGAATTCTTGATGAAGTAGGAGTTGTTGCAGATGTAGTTGGTGGGGTTCCACAGTTGCGTGTGCGCACAGTGGGACGCGGAAGTGCAACGGCTGTTTCAGTGCGCATTAGTGGCCATGGCAAAGAGAAAAGCTTCACGACTACTTTAGGCAGCGATGAAGTAATTAACTGCGAGGGCTTTGAGTTGTGGCATCCGCGTGGTTTCGGTGAGGCTACGCTGTATTCAGTCGAGGTAGCACTGCTTAACGCTGCAGGTGAAGTCATTGATGAAGTCAGTAAGCGAGTGGGCTTTAGGCATGTATCTCTTGATCAAAGTAATTTCGGAGATCGTCAGATGTTTGCCATCTGCGTCAATGGCAAGCGCGTCTGGGCCAAGGGAGTGAACTGGATTCCAGATGATCCTTTCCCGCATCGAGTATCGAAAGAGCAGTATGCGCAGAAGATTCATGATCTTTACTCAGTTGAAGTAAATGCCATCCGTGTGTGGGGTGGAGGAATCTATGAGTCAGATGATTTCTATGACCTATGTGATGAACTCGGAATTATCGTCTGGCAGGACTTCCTCTTTGCATGTGCGGCATATCCCGAAACTCCTGCGATGTTTGAAGAAGTTGCTGATGAAGCACACCAAGCAATTACGCGATTGGGTTCACATGCCAGCCTTGTGATGTGGTGCGGTGGCAATGAATGTATTGAAGGCTTCCAGCATTGGGGATGGCAAGAACCGTTAGCTGGAAAGGCGTGGGGGCTGAACTTCTATCTCGATACTTTGCCTACAGCATTAGCTGCTTTCGATGGTTCGCGTCCTTATATTCCAGGTTCTCCTTTCTCGACGCTGAAAGAAGATGTGAAAGATTTTTCATCAGGAACAAATCACATCTGGGATGTCTGGAATGACACTGGATATCAGCGCTATGAAGAATATTCGCCATCGTTTTCTGCAGAGTTTGGATATAACGGTCCTGGTTCTTGGCGCACGCTAACCAAGGCGATTGGTAAAGCGAATCTAGATTCAGCAGATAGTGATTTAGCAACGCATCAGAAGGCATTCTTCGGAATGGATAAAGTGGCAAATGGTTTGGTGCGTGAATTTAGTAAGCAATTCACACAAGGCCCCGCTTGGTATTTTGCAGCGCAGTTAGTGCAGGCGCGTGCTGTTGAAGTTGGTTTGAAGCACTTTAGAAGTCAGTACGAAACCTGTTCAGGATCTGTCTTGTGGCAATACAACGATATGTGGCCAGCAATTAGTTGGGCAGTTCTGGATTCAGCATCTTCGCGAAAGTTATCTTGGTATGCCATGCGCGAGGCATATAGGCCGCAGGTATTGCACTTCTCAGGCGTTGAGCGAAAGCTGATTCTGATTAACGATACGGATGCGCCTTGGCACGACATGCTCAACCTGCATCTGGTGGGTAAGAACGGTGAAGTCATTGAGCAGAGCTCACGAGAAGTAGTTCTTGCCCCGCGTTCGCAGGCAAGCTATGAATTGGGCGAAGTATTTAAGACCTCAGATATTGCAGCGATTGATGGATATCTGGTGGCTGAACTTGGAGAGATTCGTACTGCGCGACGCATCTGGGATGCAGCAGTGCAGGAAGTATGCGGGCATAACGTGGCATTGGTTGAAAGAGTTGAAGGCAAGCAGGTGCAAGTTCTTGTGCAGGCCGAGTGCTTTATTCACGAACTTTCAATACTGCCTGAATTAGTTGCAGCAGATCGCGTCACGGTATCGGTTGAGCGAGTTACTTTGCTGCCGGGTGAATCAATCAACGTTGTAATTGATTGTTCTAGTAATGAGGATGCTCAGCTGGTTGCAGCAAAGATTGAAGAGATTACCTGGAGCCTGAACCGCTTAATGAATTAA
- a CDS encoding DUF4258 domain-containing protein, which produces MDFIYSRHARRQMLERRVTEEEINYVLHRYSLTYPADKGGTSLFAELPDGRKLVVWLANSRPLNKPFFIKSVARRDRHV; this is translated from the coding sequence ATGGATTTCATATACAGCCGGCATGCACGCCGGCAAATGTTGGAACGCAGAGTAACCGAAGAGGAAATTAATTACGTTTTACATCGATATTCACTGACCTACCCAGCTGACAAGGGAGGAACATCTCTCTTTGCAGAACTTCCAGATGGGCGCAAATTGGTGGTCTGGCTAGCAAATAGTCGGCCGCTGAATAAACCGTTCTTTATAAAATCAGTAGCTAGGAGAGATCGACATGTGTAA
- the lexA gene encoding transcriptional repressor LexA has product MAKNPTPKPELTTRQVTILDFIKTSTESQGYAPSMREIGEAAGLNSPASVKYQLDILEEKGFIRRDADRGRAMEVVLPDSMTGEGAHTDKTRFIPLVGSIAAGVPITADQQVEETFPLPESLVGKGELFMLKVKGESMINAAICDGDYVVIRQQKDANNGDIVAAMIDGEATVKTFSRKGGHIWLLPANDDFAPIDGDNCEVLGIVTAVLRSL; this is encoded by the coding sequence ATGGCCAAGAACCCCACACCCAAGCCTGAGCTGACCACCCGCCAGGTAACGATCCTCGACTTCATCAAGACCTCGACCGAATCCCAGGGCTATGCCCCTTCTATGCGTGAAATCGGTGAGGCAGCAGGGCTCAACTCCCCCGCATCCGTTAAGTACCAGCTCGATATCTTGGAAGAGAAGGGCTTCATCCGCCGCGATGCCGACCGAGGCCGCGCAATGGAGGTCGTACTTCCCGATTCAATGACCGGTGAAGGTGCCCACACAGATAAGACTCGCTTTATCCCGCTCGTTGGTTCCATCGCCGCAGGTGTTCCAATTACTGCAGATCAGCAAGTTGAAGAAACTTTCCCACTTCCTGAATCACTCGTTGGCAAGGGCGAATTATTTATGCTCAAGGTTAAGGGTGAATCAATGATCAATGCAGCAATCTGCGATGGCGATTACGTTGTTATTCGTCAGCAGAAAGATGCCAACAATGGCGACATCGTTGCAGCAATGATTGATGGCGAAGCAACTGTAAAGACATTCTCACGAAAAGGAGGCCACATCTGGTTGCTTCCTGCAAACGATGACTTCGCGCCAATCGATGGCGATAACTGTGAAGTCTTGGGAATCGTTACAGCAGTACTGCGCTCGCTCTAA
- the nrdR gene encoding transcriptional regulator NrdR produces the protein MICPFCRHDDSRVVDSRPVQDGTEIRRRRECPKCGQRFSTQEVALLNIIKRSGATEPFSREKVLVGVRKACQGRPVNEDDLVLLAQRVEETLRSTGQAEIEAQEVGLAILAPLRELDEVAYLRYASVYRNFASLEDFEGEIALLRALPSNATTATKAVKTPDTTSTVQQKTGK, from the coding sequence ATGATTTGTCCGTTCTGCAGACACGATGATTCTCGAGTCGTCGACTCCCGTCCGGTCCAAGATGGCACAGAAATCCGCCGTCGCCGCGAATGCCCTAAGTGTGGCCAACGCTTCTCAACACAAGAGGTGGCGCTGCTCAACATCATCAAGCGATCAGGGGCTACTGAACCATTTAGCCGCGAGAAAGTTCTTGTGGGCGTCCGTAAGGCATGCCAAGGTCGCCCAGTAAATGAAGATGATTTGGTTCTCTTAGCCCAGCGAGTAGAAGAAACCCTTCGCTCAACCGGTCAAGCAGAAATCGAAGCTCAAGAAGTAGGGCTGGCAATTCTTGCGCCACTACGCGAACTCGATGAGGTGGCTTACCTCCGATACGCGTCTGTGTACCGTAACTTTGCCTCCCTTGAAGATTTTGAAGGTGAGATTGCACTTCTCCGCGCCCTCCCATCAAATGCAACAACAGCTACAAAAGCAGTAAAAACACCAGATACAACATCAACAGTTCAACAGAAGACGGGGAAATAA
- a CDS encoding DUF4287 domain-containing protein, which translates to MPKDPSREAHFPAIEKRYGEKMSYWFKVMKEIKDEKYPQQIAHLRENYGFSQAHANALVMYSRGSTSSRRHDTPADYYKTIHPKQATTLRKIFKVIQTKYPKTELVIAWNQPMLKLGDDYIFGGSCSKNHITIAPWSTDVLDAFRDKMDHLKVNKKTIVIPSDWKVEEKLILDMVKARIAETK; encoded by the coding sequence ATGCCTAAAGATCCTTCACGTGAGGCTCACTTCCCCGCTATTGAAAAGCGCTATGGCGAAAAGATGTCCTACTGGTTCAAGGTCATGAAGGAAATCAAGGACGAGAAGTACCCACAACAGATTGCACACCTGCGCGAGAACTACGGCTTCTCTCAAGCCCATGCAAACGCACTCGTTATGTACTCCCGCGGCTCTACTTCATCACGTCGCCACGACACCCCAGCTGATTACTACAAGACCATTCATCCAAAGCAGGCAACAACTCTGCGCAAGATTTTTAAAGTGATTCAAACCAAATACCCAAAGACTGAACTTGTGATCGCCTGGAACCAGCCCATGCTCAAGCTAGGTGATGACTACATTTTCGGCGGATCTTGTTCAAAGAACCACATCACCATCGCTCCATGGAGCACCGATGTCCTCGATGCATTCCGCGACAAGATGGATCACTTGAAGGTAAATAAGAAGACCATCGTGATTCCAAGTGATTGGAAAGTCGAAGAGAAGTTAATCCTCGATATGGTCAAAGCTCGTATTGCAGAGACGAAGTAG
- a CDS encoding HIRAN domain-containing protein, producing the protein MYSVLPFLIPVIVILILVIRRTPKSTPASMARPDYFEQAPQSRFVTSDLGAFVVVNQSGDDDSEYNYGVVGESFQRDHLMALIRAHKAFETGEILATAVLEPEPTNPFDSTAVKVVIEGVQVGYIAKFDSAAVTKMIEKSGKKSYEVPAKIGFDAESPAPLIGVKIALTVE; encoded by the coding sequence ATGTACTCCGTCCTCCCTTTCTTGATTCCCGTAATAGTTATTCTCATTTTGGTAATCCGTCGCACCCCGAAGAGCACTCCCGCTTCGATGGCACGCCCTGACTACTTTGAACAAGCGCCTCAATCTAGATTTGTTACGAGTGACCTAGGCGCATTTGTTGTCGTGAACCAATCGGGCGATGACGATTCTGAATACAACTACGGAGTAGTGGGCGAGAGTTTCCAGAGAGATCACTTGATGGCGTTGATTAGAGCGCATAAGGCATTTGAGACGGGGGAGATATTGGCGACGGCTGTTCTTGAGCCAGAGCCTACGAATCCCTTTGATTCGACTGCGGTGAAGGTTGTTATTGAGGGTGTGCAGGTTGGGTATATCGCAAAGTTTGATTCAGCTGCGGTGACGAAGATGATTGAGAAGAGCGGGAAGAAGAGTTATGAAGTTCCGGCAAAGATTGGTTTTGATGCCGAATCACCAGCTCCGCTTATTGGAGTGAAGATTGCACTGACGGTGGAGTGA
- a CDS encoding MvaI/BcnI family restriction endonuclease, with protein MLTKADISISEVIASLSSFRVEAGFLVPTPTGLEKSILDAHEDLRIFLAKSGLHYFDHQGQGPENKVKIPANIITESGVIGSFASLYRPNTKSGDPRIWISKLNAHSKPWNLIALFVSNGQLFVFNASDPTVWKSMNNTNSPLYLALMSAGSNYSLVETELLRKLKEIEAAGFVRSTTNAASGVGDTLEKLLGISRNSSKNPDYKGIEIKASRRNNPNQTQRSVLFSMVPNWGISELKNGAEILETYGYLSPATKQVELYVTVKHQPNRQGLFLDLDAKNGLIVNVHQCNGTRKPVVSWKLNELQEELSKKHKQTFWVKAKNRPESGHEYFHYFEVMATASPFVSYFGPLVLSSQISMDYTLSTKLRPSGAPFARDHGYLWKIANNSFESLFPPPRIIDLAKLTI; from the coding sequence ATGTTAACTAAGGCTGACATCTCCATAAGCGAAGTAATAGCTTCTCTTTCGTCTTTTCGTGTTGAGGCTGGATTCTTAGTTCCCACCCCAACTGGTTTAGAAAAATCAATTCTTGACGCCCACGAGGATTTACGGATTTTTTTAGCCAAATCTGGTTTACATTATTTTGATCATCAAGGACAGGGACCTGAAAACAAAGTCAAAATCCCTGCAAACATAATTACTGAAAGTGGCGTCATTGGGTCGTTTGCATCGCTTTATAGACCTAATACAAAGTCTGGCGATCCAAGAATTTGGATTTCGAAACTCAATGCGCACTCAAAGCCCTGGAATTTGATTGCATTGTTTGTCAGTAACGGTCAGCTCTTTGTTTTCAATGCCTCTGACCCAACCGTCTGGAAGTCAATGAACAATACAAATTCCCCGCTTTATTTAGCACTAATGTCAGCAGGTTCAAATTACTCACTTGTTGAAACAGAGCTCCTCAGAAAACTAAAGGAAATCGAGGCAGCTGGATTTGTACGGTCCACAACAAATGCCGCAAGCGGAGTAGGCGATACTCTTGAAAAGTTGCTTGGGATAAGCAGAAATTCAAGTAAGAATCCTGACTATAAGGGTATAGAGATCAAGGCATCGAGACGAAATAATCCAAATCAGACCCAACGAAGCGTGCTTTTTAGCATGGTTCCTAATTGGGGCATAAGCGAACTTAAAAATGGCGCTGAAATTCTTGAAACTTACGGTTATCTGTCGCCTGCAACAAAACAAGTTGAATTGTATGTAACCGTTAAACACCAGCCAAATAGACAGGGGTTATTTCTTGACTTAGATGCAAAGAATGGCCTGATTGTTAATGTGCATCAATGCAACGGAACTAGGAAACCGGTTGTAAGTTGGAAATTGAATGAGCTACAAGAAGAACTTTCAAAAAAACACAAGCAAACTTTTTGGGTCAAGGCTAAGAACCGCCCTGAATCTGGACATGAGTACTTTCATTACTTTGAAGTTATGGCTACTGCATCGCCATTTGTTTCCTATTTTGGCCCCTTGGTTCTTTCTAGCCAGATCTCTATGGATTACACATTATCAACAAAATTGAGGCCA
- a CDS encoding collagen-like protein, whose protein sequence is MKSRNRLEGFSLIAVIFGLLLSFAVSQALSPLPSSALLLKEDKEVVYETAGESVGSASVLPVVVAGSTGSPGQVGSKGAVGPIGPQGEQGIQGLQGEDGLQGPAGPQGEKGDKGDQGIQGVQGEQGIQGATGATGATGATGSSGSSGGTGSQGATGATGSIGPMGPTGPAGTFSSSGFVEVRACSYVSGKEKIPVGTLIMGSCATAGVTGTDVVIVMRP, encoded by the coding sequence ATGAAAAGTAGAAATCGCTTAGAAGGCTTTTCCTTAATTGCAGTAATTTTTGGCTTGCTTCTCTCATTTGCTGTTTCACAGGCGCTTTCTCCGCTTCCTTCATCTGCACTTCTACTTAAGGAAGATAAAGAAGTCGTCTATGAGACCGCGGGTGAATCTGTGGGCAGCGCATCCGTTTTACCTGTAGTTGTCGCTGGTTCAACAGGATCTCCTGGTCAGGTTGGATCTAAGGGAGCGGTTGGTCCGATTGGACCCCAAGGCGAACAAGGGATTCAAGGTCTTCAAGGTGAAGATGGTTTACAAGGACCAGCAGGTCCACAGGGCGAAAAAGGTGACAAGGGCGATCAGGGAATTCAAGGCGTGCAAGGAGAGCAGGGAATTCAAGGTGCAACGGGCGCAACAGGTGCAACGGGCGCAACAGGAAGTTCTGGATCTTCGGGTGGCACGGGATCTCAAGGTGCAACGGGCGCAACAGGTTCTATTGGTCCGATGGGACCAACTGGCCCCGCTGGCACTTTTTCTTCCTCTGGTTTTGTTGAAGTGAGAGCATGCAGCTACGTGAGCGGTAAAGAGAAAATCCCCGTAGGAACGTTGATTATGGGATCGTGCGCAACAGCAGGAGTAACTGGAACCGATGTTGTGATTGTGATGCGCCCCTAG
- a CDS encoding phosphate-starvation-inducible PsiE family protein: MAKEEKDRVETSILPLKYVDLVEDIFHAVLAIALFAIGVGAFFFSIKRLLETAPFFPNGMIQGVNDILFIVIILEILRTVISRFTDGVYQLDKFLIIGVIAAVRHILTVGASLTLESGKSDTAFERAIYEMGLNALIVVALVFAIFMSKSAHRKAK, from the coding sequence ATGGCTAAAGAAGAGAAAGACCGGGTAGAGACTTCGATCCTGCCCCTTAAGTATGTAGATCTCGTTGAAGATATCTTCCATGCGGTGCTGGCTATCGCACTCTTTGCTATTGGTGTGGGGGCCTTCTTCTTCAGCATCAAGCGCTTGCTTGAGACAGCGCCCTTCTTTCCTAATGGAATGATTCAAGGCGTTAATGACATTTTATTTATCGTCATCATCTTAGAAATCTTGCGCACCGTTATCTCGCGCTTTACCGATGGCGTGTATCAGCTCGATAAGTTCCTGATTATTGGCGTGATCGCGGCTGTGCGACATATCTTGACTGTGGGCGCATCTCTTACCTTGGAAAGCGGAAAGAGCGATACGGCGTTTGAGAGAGCGATTTATGAGATGGGGCTTAATGCCCTGATTGTTGTGGCGCTGGTCTTTGCAATCTTTATGTCAAAGAGCGCGCATAGAAAAGCGAAGTAG
- a CDS encoding Gfo/Idh/MocA family protein — translation MTTFNWGFVGAGMIAKKALYPAISRSNVGEIHAVASRDADRAMTISPKGLIYTDYDQLFADPAVDGVYISLPNAFHLPVAIRAMKAGKHVLCEKPLGMNAAEVKEAIAVSEAMGVLFVEASWNRWHPRTQRIQEIVQSGELGAIKRIRAAFTYDGLDGGNIRLDPTIGGGILYDLGPYSTVAPLWLMDFPEVSNLSVQSVKHSGGVDETTRVNYTLGNTVCETVASCNIPETSWLIVDGEKGSAKMLGDNVFNSRHAGSLLEVEVGGVKRVEEFGPVDPYQIMADNFARKAMGGSDWVMPLTESVRFAELFDAAFAQIKM, via the coding sequence ATGACAACATTTAATTGGGGTTTTGTTGGGGCGGGAATGATTGCCAAGAAGGCGTTATATCCTGCTATCTCCAGATCTAATGTGGGCGAGATTCATGCAGTGGCATCGCGCGATGCAGATAGGGCGATGACTATCTCGCCTAAGGGTTTGATTTATACCGATTACGACCAGTTATTTGCTGACCCTGCGGTAGATGGTGTCTATATCTCTTTGCCGAATGCTTTTCACTTGCCAGTTGCTATAAGAGCGATGAAGGCAGGCAAGCATGTCTTGTGTGAGAAGCCGCTGGGAATGAATGCAGCTGAAGTAAAGGAAGCGATTGCTGTTTCAGAGGCGATGGGCGTTTTATTTGTTGAGGCATCATGGAATAGATGGCATCCGCGTACACAAAGAATTCAAGAGATTGTGCAGTCAGGTGAATTGGGTGCGATTAAACGTATTCGTGCAGCCTTTACATACGATGGATTAGATGGCGGCAATATTCGCCTTGATCCAACTATTGGTGGGGGAATCTTGTATGACTTGGGGCCATATTCAACTGTGGCACCGTTGTGGTTGATGGACTTCCCTGAAGTTTCTAATTTATCTGTGCAGTCGGTGAAGCATTCAGGTGGAGTCGATGAGACAACGCGTGTGAATTACACGTTGGGCAATACAGTGTGCGAGACGGTGGCATCGTGCAATATTCCTGAGACAAGCTGGTTAATTGTTGATGGCGAAAAGGGAAGTGCGAAGATGTTGGGCGATAACGTCTTTAACTCACGCCATGCGGGAAGCTTGCTTGAGGTTGAAGTGGGTGGGGTTAAGCGGGTGGAAGAGTTTGGTCCAGTTGATCCGTATCAAATCATGGCCGATAACTTTGCGCGCAAGGCCATGGGTGGAAGCGATTGGGTAATGCCGCTGACAGAATCTGTGCGCTTTGCAGAACTCTTTGATGCAGCCTTTGCTCAGATAAAGATGTAA
- a CDS encoding phosphomannose isomerase type II C-terminal cupin domain produces MLEFSERPWGTYQVLHSNAFSQVKEITVKAGARLSYQTHEKRAEHWFITQGPAIVTIDGVTKTLQMGDSVDIAVGVAHRMAAPETNGVTFIEVQTGTYFGEDDIVRLEDDFGRN; encoded by the coding sequence GTGCTGGAATTCTCAGAACGTCCGTGGGGCACTTATCAAGTGCTTCATAGCAATGCCTTTTCACAGGTGAAGGAAATTACCGTGAAGGCCGGAGCTCGCCTTTCTTATCAAACACATGAAAAGCGCGCAGAGCACTGGTTTATTACCCAGGGGCCAGCGATTGTCACCATCGATGGAGTAACAAAGACACTGCAGATGGGTGACTCAGTAGATATTGCTGTCGGTGTTGCACACCGTATGGCAGCACCTGAAACAAATGGTGTGACATTCATTGAAGTACAAACAGGTACTTACTTTGGCGAAGATGACATCGTGCGCCTTGAGGATGATTTCGGCCGCAACTAA
- a CDS encoding ROK family protein, giving the protein MNVSLAIDVGATKVAVGLVTLSGQVLARIDVNSKAGSIAELNGSLADAIKSVMATPDVVVVGAGIGSAGPIDNVKGTINPVNIPHWVDFSLVDFVREVSGLASVRIIGDASALAYAEFVLGAGRGATNLMGIVVSTGIGGGVVLNGAFHVGRTGNAGMIGHSVVVQGGNECACGQRGCVEAYSSGTNMAKDFGAANFEAVASAARSGDGAAVAAIEKGAAVLALGLLNAVALMDLDTIVVGGGVMLADDVYWPILVKHFEKEMKVLNFPGNVALKKATLGKDSGLVGAGLVGFISPTERA; this is encoded by the coding sequence ATGAACGTTTCACTTGCAATTGATGTCGGAGCTACCAAGGTAGCGGTCGGCTTAGTGACGCTTTCTGGGCAGGTGCTTGCTCGTATTGATGTGAATTCAAAGGCTGGCTCGATTGCAGAGCTCAATGGTTCATTGGCGGACGCGATTAAGAGCGTGATGGCCACACCTGATGTGGTTGTGGTGGGTGCGGGGATTGGATCAGCAGGTCCTATCGATAATGTGAAGGGCACAATCAATCCGGTCAATATTCCGCATTGGGTTGATTTCTCACTCGTTGATTTTGTCCGTGAAGTTTCTGGTCTTGCTTCTGTTCGCATTATTGGAGACGCAAGTGCGCTTGCTTATGCTGAGTTTGTTCTGGGTGCAGGTCGTGGTGCAACGAACTTGATGGGTATTGTGGTTTCAACAGGAATTGGTGGTGGCGTTGTTTTGAATGGCGCATTCCATGTGGGGCGCACAGGTAATGCGGGAATGATTGGCCATAGCGTTGTTGTGCAAGGTGGAAATGAATGTGCGTGTGGTCAACGCGGATGTGTTGAGGCGTATTCGAGTGGAACCAATATGGCGAAAGATTTTGGTGCAGCTAACTTTGAGGCCGTGGCTAGTGCTGCACGTTCTGGTGATGGTGCAGCAGTTGCTGCAATCGAAAAGGGCGCAGCTGTTTTAGCTCTTGGGCTTTTAAATGCGGTGGCGCTAATGGATCTCGACACCATTGTGGTGGGCGGGGGAGTTATGTTGGCCGATGATGTCTATTGGCCGATATTGGTGAAGCACTTTGAAAAAGAGATGAAAGTGCTCAATTTCCCTGGGAATGTGGCGTTAAAGAAGGCAACACTCGGCAAAGATTCAGGACTTGTTGGCGCTGGTTTGGTTGGATTCATCTCACCAACAGAAAGGGCATAG